In Thermococcus alcaliphilus, the genomic window TGGCTCCTTGGGCCAAAGAGCACAATGATAAAAAGCACCAAGCCAGTTGTAGCGGTTACAGCAGTTAGAACAGGTTGTGGAAAGAGCCAAACATCAAGGAAAGTTGCCCAGCTCCTTCAAGAGATGGGCTACAAAGTAGTTGCCATAAGACACCCAATGCCCTATGGAGACTTGAGAAAGCAGGTTGTCCAGAGGTTTGCAACCTTTGAAGACCTCGACAAGTACGAGTGCACCATCGAGGAGAGAGAGGAATACGAGCCATACATAGAGAGGGGCATGGTCGTCTATGCTGGCGTTGACTACGAGAAGATACTCCGCGAGGCGGAGAAAGAGGCTGACATAATCCTCTGGGACGGCGGAAACAACGACTTTCCATTCTATGTTCCAGACCTCTGGATAGTAGTTACCGACCCACACAGACCTGGACACGAGCTTAAGTACCACCCAGGTGAGACCAACTTCAGAGCAGCCGATGTGATAATTATAAACAAGATTGATACAGCAAACAGAGATGACATTCAAAAGGTAAGGGAGAGCATAGAGAAAGTCAACCCGAACGCCATTGTAATTGAAGCCGCTTCTCCAATCTTCGTTGACAAGCCAGAGCTCATTAAGGGCAAGAGAGTTCTCGTGGTTGAGGACGGTCCAACACTCACACACGGTGGAATGAAATACGGAGCAGGCTACGTTGCAGCCAAGAAGTTCGGGGCCAAAGAGATCATCGACCCAAGACCCTATGCCGTTGGCTCAATAGTTGAAACATACAAGAAGTACCCACACCTTGATGTTATCCTACCAGCAATGGGATATGGTAAGAAGCAGATCAAGGAGCTTGAGGAGACCATCAACAGAGCAGATGCAGATGTGGTCATCATGGGAACCCCAGTTGATCTTAGAAGATTCATGAACCTCAACAAGCCAGCCGTCAGAGTCAAGTACGAGCTTGAAGAGATAGGATATCCAAAACTCAAGGACATTCTCAAGGAATTCGTCGAAAAGCACGTTAAGAAGGAGTGAATTCTTTCCTTTCTTTTATATTCTGACTTTTAAATCAAGTTTGACACCATGTTCTTCTGCTCTTTTGTCATATACCTCCAATTGGTGCCCATGATGTGTGTTTTGTTTCTTGTTTACTCTTTCTAATTAGAAATCTTTATAAAGTCCTATAGTAACAAATACTTCGAGGTGAAATCATGCTGGGAATGTGGTGGGCAATAAGCTTGATCATTGGGCTTTTGAGCCTCTTATGGGTGGCTTACGACATCGCCAAGAACCAAAAAGAAATGAGCATTGGCAGAAAAATTCTATGGATAATTGTGGCACTGCTGTTCGGCCTAATTGGGGCAGTTGCATACTATATTGTGGAGAAGAGGGATTAAGTCCCTTCAACTTTAATTTTTTCTCCCCTATAAAAGTCTATAAGGTGTCTCTTCATTGATGTTAAAGTAACGGGCTTCAGTGTTTCTCTCATCCAATCTGGGAGGTCTCTTTGAACAGACTTCCAGAGCAAGCGGTAATCCAAGACTATTATTGCTCCTTTTTCCTCCTCACTCCTATGAACCCTTCCAGCAGCCTGAACGAGCTTCCTATGAGCCGGTAAAATATAACCATAGTACCTTCCCTTCCCAGGGAACTTGTTTTCGAAGTACCTTATTTGAGCTTGAACCCTCGGCGTTGGCCTCGCATAGGGAATGCCCACTAAAACAACGCCGTTCATTTCATCTCCGCTGTAATCCTGCCCCTCACTGTTCCTTCCTCCCATCACACCAAGCAAAACAGCACCATCCTTCTTTGCTTCCTTCTTAAATGCCATCACCAAAAGGTCGTTCTCTTTTGAAGAGGCCCCTTTCTTCTCGATAAATACCTTTTTTCCAGTCTCTTCTCTTATCCGTACATCAACATTGGCAGATAAAAGTCCTTCGAGGACTTCATAAGAAGCCGTGAAGACGCCAACGTTTTTTGGGATGAGCTTTGCTGCTTCAACAACATATCTAGCAAGCTTCTTGTAAAGTTCAAGGCTTCTCTCGTCCCCCCTTGTGGAGACATCCCTAGCAACTAAAACAAGGGCATTTTCTCTCTTAACCATCCGGGGGAATTTTTTAAGCCTGCCCTCTACTCCCATTATGTCTGCAAAAGCCTCTAGGGGAGTTAGCGTTCCAGACATGAAGATTGCCGATTGCACATTCTTAATAAAACTCAGAGCTTTTGAAGGATCCAATGCCACAAGCTCAAGAGAGAAGCCTTTATCTCTGCTCATCAAAAAGAGATAATCCTCCTTCCCGATAAGGGCAAACCAAAGGAGCAAAAACTCCCCTACCCTTCCGACATAGCTCCTCGGAGGAAGGTTTCTCTCGATTTTGTCCTCCCTTATTGCATCCCCAGCCTTTACCATCTGATCGAGAATTCTAATAAGCTGTCTCTCATTAATTCCCAGAACGTCAAAAACGTGGTAAAAGATGCTTTCAGGAAGTATGGGAACTTCTTCAACCTTCATATCCTTCAATTTTTCCTGATAGAGATTCTCCAATCCCTTTAGAAAGATGCTCAAAAAATTGGCAATCTCGTGTTCCTTGTATTCATCGGCTTCTTTTATTGCCCTGTTGATGCTATGGATGCTTACCTTGTCGCTTAGGGCATTTATTGCCTGATCTGGCAGATTATGTGCTTCATCGAAGATCACTATCAAATCAGAGTAGTCAAAATCAAAATAGCTCATAAAGTTCTCTCTGATAGCGGGATTTATCATGTAGAGATAGCTCGCTACTATCACATCAGAATTAAGTGCAACCTTCCGGGTAAGCTCGTAAGGACAGAAGTCAAACATTTTAGAATAGGTGAGTACTGTTATAGGTTCCGCAGGCGTTTGAATGAAGTACTGGACAAGTTCGTC contains:
- a CDS encoding cyclic 2,3-diphosphoglycerate synthase → MAEKKRKRVVILGAAGRDFHNFNTFFRDNPEYEVVAFTATQIPDIEGRIYPPELAGELYPNGIPIWSEDDLEKIIKEHDIDIVVFAYSDVSHEHVMHLASRAHAAGADFWLLGPKSTMIKSTKPVVAVTAVRTGCGKSQTSRKVAQLLQEMGYKVVAIRHPMPYGDLRKQVVQRFATFEDLDKYECTIEEREEYEPYIERGMVVYAGVDYEKILREAEKEADIILWDGGNNDFPFYVPDLWIVVTDPHRPGHELKYHPGETNFRAADVIIINKIDTANRDDIQKVRESIEKVNPNAIVIEAASPIFVDKPELIKGKRVLVVEDGPTLTHGGMKYGAGYVAAKKFGAKEIIDPRPYAVGSIVETYKKYPHLDVILPAMGYGKKQIKELEETINRADADVVIMGTPVDLRRFMNLNKPAVRVKYELEEIGYPKLKDILKEFVEKHVKKE
- a CDS encoding PLDc N-terminal domain-containing protein, coding for MLGMWWAISLIIGLLSLLWVAYDIAKNQKEMSIGRKILWIIVALLFGLIGAVAYYIVEKRD
- a CDS encoding helicase C-terminal domain-containing protein produces the protein MSEYFPYNSLRPNQEEFIKLVDNAVRNGENLVIEAPTGFGKTVSVLAGALPYAKDMGYKIIYLARTHKQMDRVIEELKAISKKTHVSGVEFRSRKELCLHQYIQNFAPDAYNAMIVCKNLKKLGKCEFFENLKKKKEEFDELVQYFIQTPAEPITVLTYSKMFDFCPYELTRKVALNSDVIVASYLYMINPAIRENFMSYFDFDYSDLIVIFDEAHNLPDQAINALSDKVSIHSINRAIKEADEYKEHEIANFLSIFLKGLENLYQEKLKDMKVEEVPILPESIFYHVFDVLGINERQLIRILDQMVKAGDAIREDKIERNLPPRSYVGRVGEFLLLWFALIGKEDYLFLMSRDKGFSLELVALDPSKALSFIKNVQSAIFMSGTLTPLEAFADIMGVEGRLKKFPRMVKRENALVLVARDVSTRGDERSLELYKKLARYVVEAAKLIPKNVGVFTASYEVLEGLLSANVDVRIREETGKKVFIEKKGASSKENDLLVMAFKKEAKKDGAVLLGVMGGRNSEGQDYSGDEMNGVVLVGIPYARPTPRVQAQIRYFENKFPGKGRYYGYILPAHRKLVQAAGRVHRSEEEKGAIIVLDYRLLWKSVQRDLPDWMRETLKPVTLTSMKRHLIDFYRGEKIKVEGT